Part of the Quercus robur chromosome 5, dhQueRobu3.1, whole genome shotgun sequence genome, TGAAACCAATAATTTATGACATCAGGTTATAGCTACTAAGTATGGGGAGTCTAGTGGATGTTGCTGCACTAGAGTTAGTAGAGGTGCTCTAGGATGTGGAATGTGAAGAATTTTAGGAAAGGTGCCGAGAGTTTCCTTGGCCATGTGTTGTATGTGGCGGAAGAGGGTCTTCGTATTCGATTTTGGTATGATCTTTGGTGTGGGCACATTCCCTTAAAGGATCTTTACCCTAATCTTTTCTCCTGTGCTATAGGTAAAGAAGCGTGGATTTCTGAGTTTAGTATTTCACTAGATGGTGGTAATAGGAGTCGGAATATTCAATTCCACAGGGCTCCTGATGATTGGGAGGAGGAGAGAGTGTTTACGAGCTTATTTATTCCAAAATGCCTAAGGGAGAGGGgactaatattttgttttagaagtTAACTCCAAATGATGTTTTTGATGTGCGCTCTTTCTATTGACAACCTTGTAAAAAGGAACTTGTCTTTGGTTAATTGGCGTTGCTTGTGTCGTTGTGATGGAGAAACAATGGATCATCTTTTATTTCATTGCAAGTTTGCACACGCCTTATGAAGTGAAGTGTTTTTGATGTTTGGTTTGCAATGGGTGATGCCAAGGATAGTTGTATCTCTTATTTTTGCATGGGAGAATTATTTGGGGTTGCACTCTTCTTCGGTCTGGAATATGGTTCTAGCCTATTTGATGTGGCTAATCTGGAGGGAACGAAATACCCACACTTTTGAGGATGTTGAGAAATCTACTGGTTTTTTGAAGCCTTTGCTAGTTGGGACTTTGTTTGGGTGATCTTGTATTTGGGGTTTTACACAATGTATTTCCATTTTTGATTTTGTGCATTCTACATGTTTGATTTGTTTCTAGTACTTTCTGTTTATCAGCGTGACCATGAagtactttttttaatgaaaatatctattacctatcaaaaaaaaaaaaaaaaaaaagaaagaaaggtttAGCTGacataaaattttcaactttccTTCTGCCACAATCCTGCTGTAATTGATAATTTGCAGTAGTTGatgtcataaaaataaattcattgaTCAATTCTATATCCTTTGACCATaattcttcttgttttttctttgttccatTTCATGAGTTtggtaaattataaaaacttgaaccGTCCACATGATGTTCTATCCTTGACATATCAGCAACAACAATTGATCAAGATAAGTAATGTTCAAATGATCCTATCTGCAGAGAGTCTTTTGTCAGTTTATCATTTGTAATGCATCATTAGCATATCCTCCCTTAAACCTACATTCCACTTGCAGGTTTTCATTTGCATGAACTTCAGCACAATTGGGGAACTTTCTCTGGCTTTTCATAGAATGATTTCATAAGAATCAGCTTGATTGGAATATAATAAATATCACTTACTGGTCAAAAAggaaaacgaaaaagaaaataatcCCCTGATTTACTAAAaccattttctttcaaaatgtgTTATCTCTTTACAACAAGACCAATAATGTCTGTTTGGGAATTCCAGGATAGGTCAAAGGGCAATATGGAAGAGTTAATTGAATAAGTATGCCCTGGAATGAAGACAAGTTGTACCTATTGTTTTATCTTGTCTATTGATAAACCTAAATGAGTTTTATGAGCATAAAATTGCGGATATGGACCTTCATCTCGTTTCTTTTCTGCCATACATTTATACTTTAACCCAAATTACTCATTTCCTAAGCATATCTGATACATTAACTGAAGGAGCATTGTTGACACTGAATGCCAACCTTCAAATTGTGTAGGTAAAGGAGATACTAGTGGGAGCAAATGAGTTTGATCGGTTGAGGGCACACAAGAAATTCAGTGCATAACcccagaatttttattttattattttttttttttcattgatttcaAGTTTTGGATGCTTGAGAGTTTTCAAAAGAGAGCCTCATTTGATGAAGCTTCTAGGATGGGGTTCAAGCCGCAGATCCAGAAGCAATTTGAATCTCATGAAAACAGAATCGAAATCCCACCCCGCCCTCTGCTCACATGCTCTCCAGGGagacaccaaaaaataaatctgtATCGATGATGTCTGACGGCCAAGTGTTTGACCCAAGATTGTCCAATTGCACGTCAATGCATATCAGTCTCGCAAAAATTGAGCCATGTCTAAAGCTTCCCTGGTTTTTCATAAGCCGTTTGATACATCAAATAGATTGGATTGATGTTATCAACATGTTTGACTTAATTGCAATAGTAAAcatttaaaagttattttatatttatgttgtcATTCCCATACCATCCCATCAACATATCATATTTCATTCTCACTATATACAAATGTAAATCAGGTAAAGTTGGTAAACCACCCGATGTAAGATGAAACAATGGCTTATGATCAAAGAATTCAAACTGGTTATGAAACAAGCAGAAAGCCAACCCCATAAATAGCAGTAGCTCTAAAATTTCAAGGTTACAAATCCTGATATAAATAATGTaattgccattgttcccaatcATAGCATGATGAGTTTCCTGctttttaaaatgaatgaaaagccAAATTACTAAATTGATTTCCTTGAATTAgattgttgggggggggggggggggggggggaacttGCGGTATAATATAATTAGGCATTGTAATTTGatatagggtctgtttgggatccacTAATTTTACTGTCTGTTTGTATTGCGTGTTTTGCATGTCTGCGTTCAgcgtttttggctttttttttttttttttttttttttttttctcagctCAGCGCCTCttgcactattcatgggacatgaactgTGCAAACAGGCCAATGAACTGTACTTGCATGTGaacagtaaatttttttattgttttcagttttcagcaaaataagttgtatttaAATGGACcttaaaactgaaatttttttgctgaaagtactgtaaataaatgtaaaaattaactgaaatagtatatGAGATCTATatatagtagcaaaaataaactgtatagtaaaataagttggctttttaatttttgctaaacACACACATAATCTGTAATTAAGACAAGCTCCCAGGTATAAATactcaaacaaaatttattttagacaTACAAAACTGCCCAGACTACAAAAAGTGATAATCCCTCCACAAAAAACCCATGACAAACTAGCAGGAAGCTGACCGGCAATCTCACCCTAGGTTGCTGGACAAAGTTCATGCGCATTACCCTTGGCATCTGAGACCAGCTTGAATTTTTCACCCCCTTCCAGCTTGTCTGTGTCACCCCTTAACTCGTTCTCACTGAAGAGATCCCTTTGAACAGGGACAGACATTTGCTGCTGGGAGGAAATAACATTTGCAATAGCTCTGAAAGCTGCTGCAGATGCCTGACTGCTACCCACTTCATCTTGGTCAGCACCAAAAACATTGGGTTCATCTGACGACTTGTCTTCTTGTCGTGGAGGGGGTACAAAAAAGTGTATTTTACCTCTCTGCCAGTCATGGAGGACCATCTTAATTTGCCGCAGTCATCAAGTCAGGTTCACCACCCTAGACAGCCCATTTGTAACATAGTAGTGTCAATAATGAAGCACAACTGTTAATTTCAAAAGCAAAAGTAATAACATCAAGAGCCGAGTTGCCATTAATGGATTGGTGTTGTACATATAAATCTAATAGCACATATGCTAACCATTCAACGTTCAACGGCGTCAGAGTTATGGACACTCGTTTTATGTCTCTTGGAGGTAAGTTGGGTGATGCTGAGTTCAGTGATTGCCCACTTAACATGCTGGAAAGGGGTAAGCATGATAGAAAAGAGGTTTGGGAGTCAATTTTTCTGTGCTTGAGTAACACTGTATAGGCGTTCTTTTGAGGGAAAGGGCATGGCACATCTGAAGTTTTTGTTCCTCATCTATGAGTGGATGTTGACTTTCACCTCTTTTACCACCTAATACCTTGCTGACTTCCAAGCTGATATGAAGTTTTTTCAATactattgcaattttttttgccaCTCTTTTTGGCTCTTCTTTTGTATACTTCCCATGCACTAGGGTTGTGCCCCTTCCtgttcttttttaatgaaattactaataaaaaaaagaacctcAAAGACACATAAGAAAAGGCAATAGTCTTCTAATCTTGTTAAAAATCATATCAAGCTGAATTGAAGAATAATTGCAAGCATTCGACAAAAGTGGTATCCTTACATCACCATTAAGCATTATAGCTAATACAAGTaccttacttatcaaaaataatatatatatatatatatatatatatatataattgtaccTTCAAAAGCTTTCCTGTCAATTTGCATAGCTGAACTAGAAAGTCATTATCATCATTCCTGGGATCAccaccaaacaaataattagCATTCTGCAAACAATGTTGtatatttctcttaaaaaaaaaaaaaaaacgaaaagaaaaaaaggcaaaTAAAGGAATTAAGAGTCTCATACAGAAGCCTAGacaaagcaagcaaacaaaataatacacATGCTATAAAATCCTAGAATAAAAACCAAGGAAAATGTTAAACTGCACCCTTTTTTGTATTTACTTATTGTCAAATTCACTAAAGCCAGACTCAAGATAACTATtacctgaaatccattgatagCAATCAGTGATAATGATCCATGTGACTTTTATATCTAATATCCaatatttggtatttttaaCACCAAGAAGACCCAAGAAATGACGGTGTATAATATAAAAAGCAAGAATGAATTCTGATATTGTGAAGTTTTAGAACTTTGCTCATAGCTGCAGTTTTAACACCAACGAAAGCCCAGGACAATCAAAGTGGAAAGAGACCACTTGACAATGGGCTCTAGCCCAACCGGCACCTCCTCCCCTGTAAGTACTACATGAAAGGAGAGATCTTGGGCTCAAGACTCACACAAAATAAGTGCAAAAGTCCTCTTGCCAAGAGATACTTGGAAAGGCAGGATGCCCTAGAATGTATCGTTAGTCATGACatgatattttgttaaaattaaaactatagAAGAGAGAGACGCACCAATCTTTTGTCTTATATGCTCTTTCCAAGTGCTCCTTCTTCACACGTTTCAAAACTTCTCCAATGTGTTCAGAAGCATCCTGCAGGTTCGTGACACGTACCTGGAAACAAGGGCAAAAtccttattaaaaacaaaataaatgactCGTAAAATACCAATTTGCTTAATAAAAACAcacaagcattttttttttataaacaaccAGGAAACAGAGCACTACAACGTTAGGTGCTGTGGCCATTGAAAGTGCATGGGAGCACTGGAGGCCATAGCAGCCATATTATATACATTAACAAGCACAAAAGCAGGGATCCAACGGAAGGAAAGACAAATACCCCTTTGCTTTAAGGACTGCAGATCAGCAAACAAGGTTTTTCCTTCCCAATCCGGTACTTGGCCTGTGTTAAACAACTGaaccaaaaaattacaattgcTCAAAACCAAAATCTGGTTGTATTGAAGCCTAAAAGCTGTTACAGCTGCTTCTCTAAGACCTTCAAGCAAAGCAAACTGGGACTGAGTTAGCGGCACTGCTGCTGCATCCGTAGAACACCACTGTACCCTGCCTGTTCCTAGCCTCATAAGCAAAAGcagctcttttcttttttctatgcTTGACACCAGAAATCTTGAGGATGATGCTCCATTGCCCTTGAAACCCTTGCTCCATAATTTTCTGCCTAGATATCCTATGCTCAGTACAGTAATGCTTTTGATAGATCTCATGATACCTGCAAAACAGATTTTGAGAGGTTAAAATGACATTCATTGGATCAGGAGTAACTCCCTCATGAATCACCCGGTTTCTATGATTCCAGATAGCCCAAAGAGTAATGAAAGTCCGCTGCAAAGATTCCAAGTCACTCTCATCCAATCTCTGATGTCTACTAATGGAATTAATGATCCACTGCTGAACAGTTATAGGACCAAGGGAGGAAGTATGCAGGGCTAGAGCTGAACCATACCAACAAGCTCTAGCAAAATggcaatgaaggaaaagatggcTAGTAGACTCCTCATCACAGTCACAAAAGGGGCAGAGGACAGCAATTGGAATTCCCCTCCCCTTTAAAGTCTGAAATGTTGGCAAGCTATCATGGATTACCTTCCAGACCAAGTTGCAGATTTTCAAGGGAAGTCTAACCTTCCATAAAGTGTTCCACACAGCATCAGGGATAACAAGGGGTCTAAGATTTGCATTGGCTGACATATTAGCATCTTCCAAAAGAATCTCATAAGcctttttaactttaaaatccCCTGAGTTTGAAAACTTCCACATAAGAGAATCTGTCACAGAATCGGTCTTAGAGATTGGGATGCTTAGAATTTCAGAACTTATAGAGGGGGGTACAGGGATCTAACAAGATCAGGTTTCCAAGAGTGAGTGGCTTGGTCAATTAAGTCAGCCATAGTACCTGTGATAAGGTTTGAGTTATGCAAATTAGGAGTTTGGAACCAAGCAGGATGGTCTAATGGAATATTAGTACCATTACCCACCCACCACTTCCCCTATTTCATTTTCCTATTATCCTATTTCACAATATTTCTCCAAAACCAAGATTGATGCGGCTTGGGTTGACATTCATGTATAGAGCTTCTAGGGAAGTATTTGGCTTTAAAAGTTCTTGCTAAAAGAGATTGAGGATTATGGTGAATTCTCCAGAATTGCTTAGCA contains:
- the LOC126725229 gene encoding uncharacterized protein LOC126725229, with amino-acid sequence MRILSWNCRGLGKSSAIRQCQKIAHESRPDILFLMETRLVKDRGKLIWEKCGFSEGWEFPRTGLSGGLLLAWMPKQCLIIKYESKHLVHADLVDNRGIMRSIKSITVLSIGYLGRKLWSKGFKGNGASSSRFLVSSIEKRKELLLLMRLGTGRVQWCSTDAAAVPLTQSQFALLEGLREAAVTAFRLQYNQILVLSNCNFLVQLFNTGQVPDWEGKTLFADLQSLKQRGICLSFRWIPAFVLVNVYNMAAMASSAPMHFQWPQHLTL